CAACTCAGGCGGACGCACCCCCCATCGCCCTCTGCCTCGCGGAGAACGGACGAGCGCGGTTCCTTCGGACCTGTCTTGCGATCCTCCACAGTCCCGCGCTTGCGTCACATAAAGCGTTTCGAGGAAAGTTTGAATCGGAGGGATTCCCTTGAAGGTTGATCTGTGATTCCCCCTGATTGGGAGGATCGGATCATGCCAGCACCGTTGCCAAAGGAACTGGGGTTGATTTGCGCGGTTAATCAAGGAGGGCTTGACCAGGCGAGAGGCCGCGCGTCGATTGCAGGTGTCGGCGGCCACAGCTGGGCGATGGGCGCGGCAGGTTCGGAGCACCGGCGCTGCAAAGGTTGCGCCGATGGGCCGGCCTTCGGGAACTGGCAAACTGGCCGCGCATGTTGACTTCGTCCGCGAGCTTGTGGCGCAGGACCTGGACATCACAAACTGCGCGACGCGCTTGCCGATGCCAAAGGTGTCACCGTCCACCACTCGGCGATTGCGGGCCTGCTTGGGCGCCTCGGCTTTACGCACAAAAAAAGTCGCTGGTTGCCACCGAGCGACGGCGCACAAAGGTAAGACGGCAGCGCGATGATTGGGTGGCACATCGTTCGCCTGCCATCGCCCGAATGCCTGGCCGCGTTGCGTTTCTCGATGAAACGGCCGTGAAGACGACCCTCACCCGGCTGCGCGGCCGGGCACCGCAAGGCGAGCGGCTGACAATGGACGCGCCGTTCGGCAGTTGGGGGACACAGACGCTGATCGCCGGGCTGACCCCGGATGCCCTCATCGCACCCTGGGTGATCAAAGGCGCAATGGACGGCCCCGCTTTCGCCGCCTATGTCCGCGAGGTGCTGGTGCCCGAGATCGCTCCTGGCACGGCAGTCATTCTCGACAACCTCGCCACCCACCGCAACCGCGAGGCCGCAGCCGCACTCAAGGCGCATGGCTGCTGATTCCTGTACCTGCCTCCTATTCACCAGACCTCAACCCAATTGAGCAGGCGTTCTCAAAACTCAAGGCGCACCTCGACGGATCGGGGCGTGTTCATTCTCGGCGGTCTTCGAGGCAATCGGTGACATCTGCAATCTCTATGACCCCAGAGAGTGCTGGAACTACTTCAACATCGCCGGATATGTCTCAAGTTAATCTCGAAATGCTATAGCGACGGCCTTCGGGGTGATCCCGCGCTCCCGGCTCAGCGCCGCGGTCGCAGCCTGCGATCGCTGCATTGCAGCTCTGGCGCACGTGGTCGTGGCGCTGCCGTGACGAACTTGGTCTATAGCGATTCCGGCGAATGGATCGCACCATCAAACCGTGGGATCAAACACCTGGGGCCCGCTCGCCGGGACTCGCTCTTTGCGCCGGCCCTCCTCCCCGCAGGCGCCCGGAATTCGCCCCCGAGCCCCGGCGCCGCCGGTCGCCCACCGCCGCGCCATCGCGCCACCGCGCCACCACGAGATCATGGCTCCGTCTCGCGCAGCATGCGACAGGCCGGCAGGTGCCCCGGCGGGACCCTGCCCCGCATGCGGGCGGGATCGAGGCGATAGGCGCAGGCGTGCCTGCGGCCGGGCGTGAGAAGGAAGGCGGGCCTGCGCGGCCTGCGGCCCGCGATCCGGCCGATCAGTTCATGCCCCTCCCGCGCAGTGAGAAAGGCCCGCGCGGGGCGCGCCGCCGCCCCGGCGAGACTGTCGTCGAGGTCGCGGTCCGCCGCCCCGGTCCTTGCCGTCGCCGCAAGCGCCTGACGGGCGACCGGACCGGGATAGAGGCTTTCGCACAGGACACCGTGACAACAGAGGAGTTCGTGGCGGTCGAAGAGCAGATGCACATAGGTGATATCCGGCCGCGGCGTGACGCGGATGGCCCGCCCGTCGACGAAGGCCACCGCCGGCACGAGCACCTGCGCGACCCCGTGGAGGCGGCGCACCTCCGGCCCCTGGAGCAGGATGCGGTGCTGCTGGCTCAGGACGAGCGCATCGGTGTTGCCCAAGGCGCCCGGCGCGACCGTCACCGGCGCATGCCGCCCCCGGCCCTCCATCCGGCGCGTCGCGATCCGGCGCAGCGGCTGCGGACCGTGATCGAGCGTGCGCACCGCATCGCCGGGTTGCAAGGCGCCTGCCGCCCGGCTGCCCGAGGGCGTCGCGATCCGCATCGACGCCTCGAAACACACCGCCTGATAGGTCGTCGCGGCACTCTGGTCCGTGTTGTAGAAACCG
The nucleotide sequence above comes from Celeribacter indicus. Encoded proteins:
- a CDS encoding Hint domain-containing protein, with protein sequence MALTIYAEDSQFAVATGRNVNSGRGTSSFDYPPTASHDLVITSQPGDDSPYVFSPGDTYTVSFSGEKAVVLENARVVRSDAVNYGGDRGYAVVFEGTDGDGALVQVVWTPEFDFETWYWNAYRPGAPPGFYNTDQSAATTYQAVCFEASMRIATPSGSRAAGALQPGDAVRTLDHGPQPLRRIATRRMEGRGRHAPVTVAPGALGNTDALVLSQQHRILLQGPEVRRLHGVAQVLVPAVAFVDGRAIRVTPRPDITYVHLLFDRHELLCCHGVLCESLYPGPVARQALAATARTGAADRDLDDSLAGAAARPARAFLTAREGHELIGRIAGRRPRRPAFLLTPGRRHACAYRLDPARMRGRVPPGHLPACRMLRETEP